A genomic region of Metopolophium dirhodum isolate CAU chromosome 1, ASM1992520v1, whole genome shotgun sequence contains the following coding sequences:
- the LOC132935570 gene encoding uncharacterized protein LOC132935570 isoform X1, whose protein sequence is MILQYYTVKTYIYLLFQIYKPSLWYYEKLLFLDPYVTPRKSRNLMENEVKKPDLPCENTNIIYTLEEISNQSLEFGDNELIQEIFVPDDRDPQTDEEFAASSSQHFTLPSHISPPLSTPSTSSTSNSNSHPKKKFRYNPIDDEYASAINHLAESMSQPITINSTDIIRNTPTPSSDSIDTFVVFIGSLLRTIKNEGIKLEAMNSITQTAFDAKSKDINNDV, encoded by the exons atgatattacagtattacacaGTTAAAACTTATATCTACTTATTATTTCAGATTTACAAACCATCCTTATGGTATTATGAAAAGCTTTTATTTTTGGATCCATATGTTACACCTCGTAAAAGCCGGAATTTGATGGAAAACGAAGTAAAAAAACCAGATTTACCATGTGAG aatactaatataatatacacattagaAGAAATTAGTAATCAAAGTTTGGAGTTTGGAGATAATGAGTTAATCCAAGAAATATTTGTGCCAGACGACAGGGACCCACAAACTGATGAAGAATTTGCAGCAAGTTCTTCCCAACATTTTACACTTCCTAGCCATATCAGCCCACCACTATCAACACCATCAACATCTTCAACAAGCAATTCAAATAGCCACCCTAAAAAAAAGTTTCGTTACAATCCGATTGATGACGAATATGCAAGTGCCATTAATCATCTTGCAGAGTCAATGAGTCAACCGATTACCATTAACAGTACAGATATTATTAGGAATACACCGACTCCATCATCAGACTCAATTGATACATTTGTAGTATTTATAGGATCACTACTTAGAACCATAAAAAATGAAGGTATAAAGCTGGAAGCAATGAACAGTATTACCCAAACTGCATTTGATGCAAAATCAAAAGACATTAACAATGATGTTTAA
- the LOC132935570 gene encoding uncharacterized protein LOC132935570 isoform X2 — MENEVKKPDLPCENTNIIYTLEEISNQSLEFGDNELIQEIFVPDDRDPQTDEEFAASSSQHFTLPSHISPPLSTPSTSSTSNSNSHPKKKFRYNPIDDEYASAINHLAESMSQPITINSTDIIRNTPTPSSDSIDTFVVFIGSLLRTIKNEGIKLEAMNSITQTAFDAKSKDINNDV, encoded by the exons ATGGAAAACGAAGTAAAAAAACCAGATTTACCATGTGAG aatactaatataatatacacattagaAGAAATTAGTAATCAAAGTTTGGAGTTTGGAGATAATGAGTTAATCCAAGAAATATTTGTGCCAGACGACAGGGACCCACAAACTGATGAAGAATTTGCAGCAAGTTCTTCCCAACATTTTACACTTCCTAGCCATATCAGCCCACCACTATCAACACCATCAACATCTTCAACAAGCAATTCAAATAGCCACCCTAAAAAAAAGTTTCGTTACAATCCGATTGATGACGAATATGCAAGTGCCATTAATCATCTTGCAGAGTCAATGAGTCAACCGATTACCATTAACAGTACAGATATTATTAGGAATACACCGACTCCATCATCAGACTCAATTGATACATTTGTAGTATTTATAGGATCACTACTTAGAACCATAAAAAATGAAGGTATAAAGCTGGAAGCAATGAACAGTATTACCCAAACTGCATTTGATGCAAAATCAAAAGACATTAACAATGATGTTTAA